Proteins encoded in a region of the Methylosinus trichosporium OB3b genome:
- a CDS encoding chemotaxis protein CheW has product MADTFSPSATTHAKEFIAFHIGAQTFCIDIMAVREIRGWTPATPLPHSPSFVRGVINLRGAVLPVIDLATRLGLMQSEPTARHAVIVVQSANQVVGLLVDAVSNILTLTPDAIQPTPEVASEMARTFVKGVVASGDSMISVLTIHNLLPEPIMDAA; this is encoded by the coding sequence ATGGCGGACACGTTTTCCCCGAGCGCGACCACGCACGCGAAGGAATTCATCGCCTTTCACATCGGTGCGCAGACCTTCTGCATCGACATAATGGCGGTGCGCGAGATCCGCGGCTGGACGCCGGCGACGCCGTTGCCGCATTCGCCGAGCTTCGTGCGCGGCGTCATCAATCTGCGCGGCGCCGTGCTGCCGGTGATCGATCTCGCGACGCGACTCGGTCTCATGCAGAGCGAGCCGACCGCGCGACATGCCGTGATCGTCGTGCAGTCCGCGAACCAGGTTGTCGGACTTCTCGTCGACGCGGTGTCGAACATTCTGACGCTCACCCCCGACGCCATTCAGCCGACGCCGGAAGTCGCATCGGAGATGGCCCGCACCTTCGTGAAGGGCGTCGTCGCTTCGGGAGATTCGATGATCAGCGTGCTGACCATCCACAATCTCCTGCCTGAACCTATCATGGACGCGGCTTGA
- a CDS encoding DsbE family thiol:disulfide interchange protein: MSVDLSGSGPAPRRGLALFLPLAVFLLLAVLFFFRLFAGDASRLPSALIGKQAPAFALPALAGFPGVGGLSGEDLRKGRVSVVNVFASWCAPCREEHAQLMALAGDARLAQAGVALAGLAYKDDPSNSRRFLEDVGNPYGAIGVDLAGRVAIDFGVYGVPETFVVRGDGTIAFKFVGPLTRQAMEATLMPEIEKAAR, encoded by the coding sequence ATGAGCGTCGATCTATCCGGCTCCGGGCCGGCGCCGCGGCGCGGCCTCGCGCTGTTCCTGCCGCTCGCCGTCTTTCTGCTGCTCGCGGTGCTGTTCTTTTTCCGTCTCTTCGCCGGCGACGCGTCGCGCCTGCCCTCGGCGCTCATCGGCAAGCAGGCGCCGGCCTTCGCTCTGCCGGCGCTGGCGGGCTTTCCCGGCGTCGGCGGCCTTTCCGGCGAGGATCTGCGCAAGGGGCGCGTGAGCGTCGTCAATGTCTTCGCCTCCTGGTGCGCGCCTTGTCGCGAGGAGCATGCGCAGCTGATGGCGCTCGCCGGGGACGCGCGGCTCGCTCAGGCGGGCGTCGCGCTCGCCGGCCTCGCCTATAAGGACGATCCTTCCAACTCGCGCCGCTTTCTCGAGGATGTCGGCAACCCCTATGGCGCGATCGGCGTCGATCTCGCCGGGCGCGTGGCGATCGATTTCGGCGTCTATGGCGTGCCCGAGACTTTCGTGGTCCGCGGCGACGGAACCATCGCCTTTAAGTTCGTCGGGCCATTGACGCGGCAGGCGATGGAGGCCACACTCATGCCCGAGATCGAAAAAGCGGCTCGCTGA
- a CDS encoding methyl-accepting chemotaxis protein has translation MTDVASIFPTSLRTRSAILFFAIATFAALQAVVGWSLAVDARAFGPWRGYGQILLLALAAAIITLSLIASICTWRRVVVPLAAVTEAVQHLARGETEHRLEIGACADVVAELAEACENLRLVIVDHVADERMIAESNAAQSRIVQLLGDGLSKIAQKDLTCRLTETVPYTYRGLQIDFNTAVEQLSQAIADVAESTQVLGAGMRETVAAADDLSRRAERHAANLEQTAASLADITGTVGRTAEDAEKARKIVAGASRDAEKSGVIVSHAIGAMGDIDRSSRKIGQIIGVIDSIATQTNLLALNAGVEAARAGDAGRGFAVVAAEIRDLARRCAKAAKEIEDLISASNAQIERGVTLVGETGAALSRIVEQIAKVNDVVAEIADRARLQAANLTEVNAAVGQMDQFTQQNAAMAEQTTAVNHRLGEETTELIELMSRFRIDARVGPASIRPERRRSVVVGGRVASVATPAPLPPAEKNAGDASDIDWIEF, from the coding sequence GTGACTGACGTCGCCTCGATTTTCCCGACGAGCCTGCGAACCCGTTCGGCTATTCTTTTTTTCGCGATCGCGACTTTCGCGGCGCTGCAGGCCGTCGTCGGCTGGAGCCTCGCGGTCGACGCTCGAGCTTTCGGGCCCTGGCGCGGCTATGGGCAAATCCTTCTCCTCGCGCTGGCGGCCGCGATCATCACGCTGAGCCTAATCGCCTCGATCTGCACGTGGCGCCGGGTGGTCGTTCCGCTCGCGGCGGTGACCGAGGCGGTCCAGCATCTCGCGCGCGGCGAAACCGAGCACAGGCTCGAGATCGGCGCATGCGCGGATGTCGTCGCCGAGCTCGCCGAGGCCTGTGAGAATTTGCGCCTGGTCATCGTCGATCATGTGGCGGATGAGCGCATGATCGCGGAATCCAACGCGGCGCAGTCGCGCATCGTGCAATTGCTCGGCGACGGGCTGTCGAAGATCGCGCAGAAAGATCTGACCTGCCGTCTCACCGAGACGGTGCCATACACTTATCGCGGATTGCAGATCGATTTCAACACTGCGGTCGAGCAATTGTCGCAGGCGATCGCCGATGTCGCCGAGAGCACGCAGGTGCTCGGCGCCGGCATGCGCGAGACGGTGGCCGCGGCCGACGATCTCTCCCGTCGCGCCGAGCGCCACGCCGCCAATCTGGAGCAGACCGCCGCATCGCTAGCCGACATCACCGGAACCGTCGGCCGCACCGCGGAAGACGCCGAGAAGGCGCGCAAGATCGTCGCCGGCGCGAGCCGCGACGCCGAGAAGAGCGGGGTGATCGTCTCGCATGCGATCGGGGCCATGGGCGATATCGATCGGTCCTCGCGCAAGATCGGACAGATCATCGGCGTCATCGATTCGATCGCGACTCAGACCAATCTTCTCGCGCTCAACGCCGGCGTCGAGGCGGCGCGCGCCGGCGACGCCGGACGCGGCTTCGCCGTCGTCGCCGCGGAGATCCGCGATCTCGCGCGTCGTTGCGCCAAGGCGGCGAAGGAGATCGAGGATCTCATCTCGGCCTCCAACGCGCAGATCGAGCGCGGCGTCACCCTCGTCGGCGAAACCGGCGCGGCCTTGTCGCGGATCGTCGAGCAGATCGCCAAGGTCAATGACGTCGTCGCCGAGATCGCCGATCGCGCCCGCCTGCAGGCCGCCAATCTCACAGAGGTCAACGCCGCCGTCGGCCAGATGGACCAATTCACCCAGCAGAATGCGGCGATGGCGGAGCAGACGACCGCCGTAAATCATCGACTGGGAGAGGAGACGACCGAGCTCATCGAATTGATGTCGCGCTTTCGCATCGACGCCCGCGTCGGCCCCGCGTCGATACGACCCGAACGACGGCGAAGCGTCGTCGTCGGCGGGCGCGTGGCGAGCGTCGCGACGCCGGCGCCGCTCCCTCCCGCGGAAAAGAACGCAGGCGACGCGTCGGACATCGATTGGATCGAGTTTTGA
- a CDS encoding chemotaxis protein CheD (catalyzes the conversion of glutamine residues to glutamate on methyl-accepting chemotaxis receptors), translated as MSAPSDGRKRIHIIQGEYRVVDDPDTVLATVLGSCVAACLRDAEAGVGGMNHFLLPGDMGGLRGDAERYGVHLMELLVNGLLKKGARRDRLEGKLFGGARMMEGLSDIGAKNAAFAKRFLQNEGIRLVAENLGGDRGRRIEYSPVSGRARQSLLSGPTPIAAPVVPPAAMSRQPVSGSLELF; from the coding sequence ATGAGCGCGCCGAGCGACGGCCGCAAGCGCATCCACATCATCCAGGGCGAGTATCGGGTCGTCGACGATCCCGACACGGTTCTCGCCACGGTGCTGGGCTCTTGCGTCGCCGCCTGCCTGCGGGACGCCGAAGCCGGCGTCGGCGGCATGAATCATTTTCTTCTCCCCGGCGACATGGGCGGCTTGCGCGGCGACGCCGAGCGCTATGGCGTGCATCTGATGGAGCTGCTGGTGAACGGCCTCTTGAAGAAAGGCGCGCGGCGCGATCGGCTCGAGGGTAAGCTGTTCGGCGGCGCGCGCATGATGGAGGGCCTCTCCGACATCGGCGCCAAGAACGCCGCCTTCGCGAAGCGCTTCCTTCAGAACGAAGGCATCCGCCTCGTCGCCGAGAATCTCGGCGGCGATCGCGGCCGCAGGATCGAATATTCTCCGGTCTCCGGCCGCGCGCGGCAAAGCCTTCTGTCGGGTCCGACGCCGATCGCGGCGCCGGTGGTTCCGCCCGCCGCGATGAGCCGACAGCCCGTCTCCGGCTCGCTGGAGTTGTTTTGA
- a CDS encoding methyl-accepting chemotaxis protein, with protein sequence MKFGMKLVPPLVGVAAAPLLVVAPALMSGEAAFHPLWTGLGVAALAVSSAALAHVLVTGVLRPCATLRQSIERLRSGDLDTAPTGASGVNELAAIREALELLRMSMRDDLRRRAADQAAEQRATAERRATRDAESRSYVEAHEFFMRSFVDALDTLSRGDLSHRLTDAFSPDYEKLRHSYNATIEKLRAAFGDMIGHIHGLSSKTSEIASAADALAQRTEQQAASLAETTSALAQISTTVYKTSEGAQHAARVVSEARSDAEKSSEIVRRAIDAMGRIQGSSHEIGQIIGVIDEIAFQTNLLALNAGVEAARAGEAGRGFAVVASEVRALAQRSAEAAKEIKGLISTSSGQVEEGVTLVAQTGTALGRIVGQVSEANTAVAEIADGAQAQATGLREVNAAVAQMDQFTQQNAAMVEETTASSHGLKYDIERLADSIATFDLGDTGNVETLASRRSAEAPRAAPRAARSQRPAARGSAVAAQAQEAAPEQNWEEF encoded by the coding sequence ATGAAATTCGGCATGAAGCTCGTTCCGCCCCTCGTCGGCGTCGCCGCCGCTCCGTTGCTGGTCGTCGCGCCGGCGCTCATGAGCGGCGAGGCGGCGTTTCATCCGCTGTGGACAGGGCTCGGGGTCGCGGCGCTCGCCGTCTCCAGCGCCGCGCTCGCGCATGTCCTGGTCACCGGCGTGCTGCGCCCTTGCGCGACGCTGCGGCAATCGATCGAGCGGCTGCGCAGCGGCGATCTCGATACGGCGCCGACAGGCGCGTCGGGAGTGAACGAGCTCGCCGCAATCCGCGAGGCGCTGGAGCTCCTGCGCATGTCGATGCGTGACGACCTGCGCCGACGCGCCGCCGATCAGGCCGCCGAGCAGCGCGCCACCGCCGAGCGCCGCGCCACGCGCGACGCCGAGTCGCGCAGCTATGTGGAAGCCCATGAATTCTTCATGCGCAGCTTCGTCGACGCGCTCGACACGCTGTCGCGCGGCGATCTCAGCCACCGGCTCACCGACGCCTTCTCTCCCGACTACGAGAAGCTGCGCCACAGCTACAATGCGACGATCGAAAAGCTGCGCGCCGCGTTCGGCGACATGATCGGGCACATCCATGGTCTGAGCTCGAAGACCAGCGAGATCGCCTCCGCCGCCGACGCGCTGGCGCAGCGGACCGAGCAGCAGGCGGCGAGCCTCGCGGAGACCACTTCGGCGCTCGCGCAGATCTCCACGACTGTCTACAAGACCTCCGAGGGGGCGCAGCACGCCGCCCGCGTCGTTTCGGAAGCGCGCTCGGACGCAGAGAAGAGCAGCGAGATCGTGCGGCGCGCCATCGATGCGATGGGACGCATCCAGGGCTCCTCGCACGAGATCGGCCAGATCATCGGCGTCATCGACGAGATTGCGTTCCAGACCAATCTTCTCGCGCTCAACGCCGGCGTCGAGGCGGCGCGCGCAGGCGAAGCGGGACGAGGCTTCGCGGTCGTCGCATCGGAAGTGCGGGCGCTGGCGCAGAGATCCGCAGAAGCGGCGAAGGAGATCAAAGGTCTGATCTCCACCTCCTCGGGGCAGGTCGAGGAAGGCGTGACGCTGGTCGCGCAGACCGGCACCGCGCTCGGCCGCATCGTCGGCCAGGTGAGCGAAGCCAACACGGCGGTCGCCGAGATCGCCGACGGCGCACAGGCGCAGGCGACCGGGCTGCGCGAGGTCAACGCCGCCGTCGCGCAAATGGATCAATTCACGCAGCAGAACGCGGCCATGGTGGAAGAGACCACCGCCTCGAGCCACGGGCTCAAATACGATATCGAGCGGCTCGCCGACTCTATCGCGACATTCGATCTCGGCGATACGGGAAATGTCGAAACTCTCGCATCCCGCCGCAGCGCCGAGGCGCCGCGCGCCGCGCCGCGCGCGGCGCGCAGCCAACGGCCCGCGGCGCGCGGCTCCGCCGTCGCGGCGCAGGCGCAAGAGGCGGCGCCAGAGCAGAACTGGGAGGAATTTTGA
- a CDS encoding response regulator, with the protein MSIAAQIRVLIVDDTSTSRMLIRDGLEELGVRNIFFAGDGEQALQFMMSTPAHLVISDFNMPKLDGLGLLKAIRGYNPTKKVPFIMLTGRGDKEVLENAIKLGVNNFLTKPFTVPALKKALEAIIGKLA; encoded by the coding sequence ATGTCGATCGCCGCTCAGATCAGAGTCTTGATCGTGGACGACACCAGCACGAGCCGCATGCTCATACGCGACGGCCTCGAGGAGCTCGGCGTCCGCAACATCTTCTTCGCCGGCGACGGCGAGCAGGCGCTGCAGTTCATGATGAGCACGCCCGCCCATCTCGTCATCTCCGACTTCAACATGCCCAAGCTCGACGGCCTCGGCCTGCTGAAGGCTATTCGCGGTTATAATCCGACGAAGAAAGTGCCGTTCATCATGCTGACGGGACGCGGCGACAAGGAGGTTCTCGAGAACGCCATCAAGCTCGGCGTCAATAATTTCCTCACTAAGCCCTTCACCGTTCCCGCGCTGAAGAAGGCGTTGGAAGCGATTATCGGCAAGCTCGCATGA
- a CDS encoding PilZ domain-containing protein, with protein MHKPREVTYSVVEERLERRSDQRRPARLQAGKILDGDERFLTEFVFRNRSEGGVRLRLAHRVVLPKRILLFDDQCAALRVATVVWQRGCDAGCRLATEHAPAPEPLLARLRNRYYAIG; from the coding sequence TTGCACAAGCCTCGGGAGGTCACCTATTCCGTGGTCGAAGAGCGGCTGGAGCGACGCAGCGATCAGCGGCGCCCGGCGCGACTCCAAGCGGGTAAGATTCTCGACGGCGACGAACGGTTTCTCACCGAGTTCGTGTTCAGGAACCGGAGCGAGGGCGGCGTTCGGCTGCGGCTCGCTCATCGCGTCGTTCTGCCCAAGCGCATTCTACTCTTCGACGACCAATGCGCGGCGCTTCGCGTCGCCACCGTCGTGTGGCAGCGGGGCTGCGACGCGGGCTGCAGGCTGGCGACGGAGCACGCTCCCGCCCCCGAGCCGCTGCTGGCGCGGCTGCGCAATCGCTATTACGCGATCGGCTGA
- a CDS encoding STAS domain-containing protein — translation MITMRLADILDIRAASPLAGELINARGQNVTIDASNVQKLGAQCVQVLLSARSTWTTDGYSLVVADASESFLDALSTLGITISDISEQELSK, via the coding sequence ATGATCACCATGCGGCTTGCCGACATATTGGACATTCGCGCCGCCTCTCCCCTCGCCGGCGAGCTCATCAATGCGCGCGGTCAAAATGTGACGATCGACGCATCGAATGTGCAGAAGCTCGGCGCCCAATGTGTTCAGGTTCTGCTCTCCGCGCGCTCGACATGGACAACGGACGGCTATTCGCTCGTCGTCGCCGACGCTTCCGAGTCATTCCTCGACGCGCTTTCGACTCTCGGAATAACGATCTCCGACATCTCGGAACAGGAACTATCGAAATGA
- a CDS encoding GGDEF domain-containing protein has translation MARQARLLFLLSIALNTLFLASDWRFFGTPHFYVAVPARCAVILVAIVAYFGSRRCVRFETLERWLICWQALTALGVGALVTSRSDIALFVVIMLPSIYYLVVPTAFVWTAMGGVGCSAVMLLGYTLPGGSETALGMALAMIMLNSALMLVVTNSNRLRRMEWSAIGSERLARSRLADSQKMLEAVFAALPAPLIVGDLADGRVLRANQAALDCFGGEAVLERMNLSDLHMETADRAQFRRLLETERRVSGFEASVGAPDGVRRDLLISAAPIEDGGVSGVVICGVDISERKAVEARLHRLATTDALTGVANRSHFFARADAEIRRAARYRRPLSVLMVDLDHFKRVNDEHGHAVGDAVLAEFAGLCARMLRAEDLVARYGGEEFVALLPETDEQGAVAVGHRLREGAMQIRTPSAGSALRLTVSIGVSAVLAGEAAIEAALARADEALYQAKAAGRDRVVAAAIAADGEAA, from the coding sequence ATGGCGCGCCAGGCGCGTCTGCTGTTTCTGCTCTCCATCGCGCTGAACACGCTGTTTCTCGCCAGCGACTGGCGCTTTTTCGGCACGCCGCATTTTTATGTGGCCGTTCCCGCGCGCTGCGCCGTCATCCTCGTCGCGATCGTCGCGTATTTCGGCTCGCGTCGTTGCGTTCGGTTCGAGACGCTCGAGCGCTGGCTCATCTGCTGGCAGGCCTTGACCGCGCTCGGCGTGGGAGCGCTCGTCACCTCGCGCAGCGATATTGCGCTGTTCGTCGTGATCATGCTGCCGTCGATCTATTATCTCGTCGTGCCGACGGCCTTTGTGTGGACCGCGATGGGCGGCGTCGGCTGCAGCGCCGTGATGCTGCTCGGCTACACGCTTCCCGGCGGATCGGAGACGGCGCTCGGCATGGCTCTGGCGATGATCATGCTGAACTCGGCCCTGATGCTGGTGGTGACCAATTCGAATCGCCTGCGCCGCATGGAATGGTCGGCGATTGGCTCGGAGCGGCTCGCGCGCAGCCGCCTCGCCGACAGTCAGAAGATGCTGGAGGCGGTGTTCGCCGCGCTTCCGGCGCCGCTGATCGTCGGCGATCTCGCGGACGGCCGCGTGCTGCGCGCCAATCAGGCGGCTCTCGACTGTTTCGGGGGCGAGGCCGTGCTCGAGCGCATGAACCTCTCCGATCTTCACATGGAGACGGCCGATCGGGCGCAGTTTCGGCGTCTGCTGGAGACGGAGCGGCGGGTGAGCGGCTTCGAGGCGAGCGTCGGCGCGCCGGACGGGGTGAGGCGCGATCTTCTGATCTCCGCCGCGCCGATCGAGGACGGCGGCGTCTCGGGCGTGGTGATCTGCGGCGTCGACATTTCCGAGCGCAAGGCGGTGGAGGCGCGGCTGCACCGGCTGGCGACGACCGACGCGCTGACGGGGGTCGCCAATCGCTCGCATTTTTTTGCGCGCGCCGACGCGGAAATTCGCCGTGCGGCCCGCTATCGGCGTCCACTGTCGGTGCTGATGGTCGATCTCGATCACTTCAAGCGCGTGAACGACGAGCATGGCCATGCGGTCGGCGACGCCGTGCTCGCCGAATTCGCCGGTCTCTGCGCGCGCATGTTGCGGGCCGAGGATCTCGTCGCACGCTATGGCGGCGAGGAGTTCGTCGCGCTGCTGCCGGAGACGGATGAGCAGGGCGCGGTCGCGGTCGGCCATCGGCTGCGCGAGGGGGCGATGCAGATCCGCACGCCCTCGGCCGGGTCGGCGCTGCGGTTGACGGTCAGCATCGGCGTCTCCGCTGTGCTCGCCGGAGAAGCCGCCATAGAGGCCGCGCTCGCGCGCGCGGACGAGGCGCTCTATCAGGCGAAAGCCGCCGGGCGCGACAGAGTCGTCGCCGCCGCCATAGCGGCCGACGGGGAGGCGGCTTGA
- a CDS encoding protein-glutamate methylesterase/protein-glutamine glutaminase, protein MSIRVLIVDDSATMRGLIAATLRRDAAIQVVGEAADPLQARQAIKDLDPDVVTLDVEMPNMNGLEFLEKIMRLRPTRVIMVSTMTDKGASATIKALEIGAFDCVAKPSPKDPRTFEALPAKIKAVASAPLPRGEPARAQPAAQRATPAFKPDGRLVAIGASTGGVEALLTVLSEFPENCPPTVITQHMPPVFTASFAARLDRMCKPRVTEAVDGAPLRPGHVYVAPGGHTHLTVDKSGGLHCRLTTADAVNGHRPSIDVLFNSVAEAAGKRSLGVILTGMGRDGAEGLLTMRRSGAETIGQDEGTSLVYGMPRAAYEIGSVGKQLPLHRIGAHIVISTNQQG, encoded by the coding sequence ATGTCCATTCGTGTTCTCATCGTCGATGATTCCGCGACGATGCGCGGCCTGATCGCCGCCACTCTACGCCGCGACGCCGCGATCCAGGTGGTCGGCGAGGCCGCCGATCCGCTGCAGGCGCGTCAGGCGATCAAGGACCTCGACCCCGACGTCGTGACGCTCGACGTCGAGATGCCGAATATGAACGGCCTCGAATTTCTCGAGAAGATCATGCGGCTGCGGCCGACGCGCGTGATCATGGTCTCGACGATGACCGACAAGGGCGCGTCGGCGACCATCAAGGCGCTGGAGATCGGCGCCTTCGACTGCGTCGCCAAGCCTTCGCCGAAAGACCCGCGCACCTTCGAGGCGCTGCCCGCGAAGATCAAGGCCGTGGCCTCGGCGCCCTTGCCGCGCGGCGAGCCTGCGCGAGCGCAGCCGGCCGCGCAGCGTGCAACGCCGGCCTTCAAGCCCGATGGACGGCTCGTCGCCATCGGCGCCTCGACGGGCGGCGTCGAGGCGCTGCTGACGGTGCTCTCTGAATTTCCGGAAAATTGCCCGCCGACGGTGATCACCCAGCATATGCCGCCGGTGTTCACGGCGAGCTTCGCGGCGCGTCTCGACCGCATGTGCAAGCCGCGCGTGACCGAAGCCGTCGACGGCGCGCCGCTGCGTCCCGGCCATGTCTATGTCGCGCCGGGCGGACACACGCATCTGACAGTCGACAAGAGCGGCGGCCTGCATTGCCGCCTGACCACGGCCGACGCGGTCAATGGGCATCGGCCGTCGATCGACGTGCTGTTCAACTCCGTCGCCGAGGCCGCCGGAAAGCGCTCGCTCGGCGTCATTCTGACCGGCATGGGCCGCGACGGAGCGGAAGGATTGCTGACGATGCGCCGATCGGGTGCGGAAACGATCGGGCAGGACGAGGGAACCTCTCTCGTCTATGGCATGCCGAGAGCGGCCTACGAGATCGGCAGCGTCGGCAAGCAGCTCCCCCTGCACAGGATCGGAGCCCATATCGTGATTTCAACGAACCAACAAGGATGA
- a CDS encoding CheR family methyltransferase: MRSSTAPAGRAMVPGEFLLTESDFHKIASLLHEDAGIHLPDTKATLVYSRLAKRLRTLGLENFRDYCALIASEAGVGERQQMLAALTTNVTRFFREPHHFKHLEEQVLAPRAAAVRKGGRLRIWSAACSNGQEPYSIAMSVLSVIPEATRLDVKILATDIDPNMVAAGADGVYGPEIMEAVPPRMKTRWFTPLSTDNRADWGVGEELASLVSFRELNLIGRWPMSGRFDAIFCRNVAIYFEDKTQETLWSRFVDLLEPDGRLYIGHSERISGEAAAAFESDGVTTYRLRNRGRR, translated from the coding sequence ATGCGATCGTCGACCGCGCCCGCGGGCAGAGCCATGGTGCCCGGTGAGTTCCTGCTCACGGAGTCCGATTTCCACAAGATTGCCTCTCTGCTGCACGAGGACGCAGGCATTCATCTGCCCGACACCAAGGCGACGCTCGTCTACTCGCGGCTCGCCAAGCGGCTGCGCACGCTCGGACTCGAGAATTTCCGCGACTATTGCGCGCTGATCGCGAGCGAGGCCGGCGTCGGCGAGCGTCAGCAGATGCTGGCGGCGCTGACCACCAATGTGACGCGCTTCTTTCGCGAACCGCATCACTTCAAGCATCTCGAGGAGCAGGTGCTGGCGCCGCGCGCGGCGGCTGTGCGCAAGGGAGGACGGCTGCGCATCTGGTCCGCCGCCTGCTCCAACGGCCAGGAGCCCTATTCGATCGCCATGTCGGTGCTCTCCGTCATTCCGGAGGCGACGCGCCTCGACGTGAAGATTCTGGCGACCGACATCGATCCCAACATGGTCGCGGCCGGCGCCGACGGCGTCTATGGCCCTGAGATCATGGAGGCGGTGCCGCCGCGCATGAAGACGCGCTGGTTCACGCCGCTCTCGACCGACAATCGCGCCGATTGGGGAGTCGGCGAGGAACTCGCCTCGCTGGTTTCGTTTCGCGAGCTCAATCTCATCGGCCGCTGGCCGATGTCCGGTCGTTTCGACGCCATCTTCTGCCGCAACGTCGCGATCTATTTCGAGGACAAGACGCAGGAGACGCTCTGGAGCCGCTTCGTCGATCTGCTGGAGCCGGACGGACGCTTGTACATAGGCCATTCCGAAAGAATCTCCGGTGAAGCGGCCGCCGCTTTCGAGAGCGACGGCGTCACCACCTATCGTTTACGCAATCGAGGGCGTCGATAA
- a CDS encoding response regulator: protein MSKTILTVDDSRTMREMLLLALSDAGFSVVQAEDGVHGLEVLETETPDVIVTDINMPRMDGFGFIEGVRRHQKHRAVPILVLTTESDGDKKDRARRAGATGWIVKPFNPVKLVDAIRRVAV from the coding sequence ATGAGCAAGACTATCCTCACAGTGGATGATTCGCGGACGATGCGGGAGATGCTCCTGCTCGCGCTCTCGGACGCCGGCTTCTCCGTCGTGCAGGCGGAAGACGGCGTGCATGGTCTCGAGGTGCTCGAGACCGAGACGCCGGATGTGATCGTCACCGACATCAACATGCCGCGCATGGACGGCTTCGGCTTCATCGAGGGCGTGCGGCGCCACCAGAAGCATCGCGCGGTTCCGATCCTCGTGCTGACGACCGAGAGCGACGGCGACAAGAAGGATCGAGCCCGCCGCGCCGGCGCCACCGGCTGGATCGTCAAGCCATTCAATCCAGTCAAGCTCGTGGACGCGATTCGCCGCGTCGCCGTGTAA